One genomic segment of Hevea brasiliensis isolate MT/VB/25A 57/8 chromosome 3, ASM3005281v1, whole genome shotgun sequence includes these proteins:
- the LOC110634814 gene encoding probable pyridoxal 5'-phosphate synthase subunit PDX1, with translation MAGTGVVAVYGNGAITETKKSPFSVKVGLAQMLRGGVIMDVVNPEQARIAEEAGACAVMALERVPADIRAQGGVARMSDPQLIKEIKQSVTIPVMAKARIGHFVEAQILEAIGIDYVDESEVLTPADEENHINKHNFRIPFVCGCRNLGEALRRIREGAAMIRTKGEAGTGNVIEAVRHVRSVMGDIRLLRNMDDDEVFTFAKKIAAPYDLVMQTKQLGRLPVVQFAAGGVATPADAALMMQLGCDGVFVGSGVFKSGDPARRARAIVQAVTHYSDPDMLAEVSCGLGEAMVGINLNDKKVERFANRSE, from the coding sequence ATGGCAGGAACTGGGGTGGTGGCTGTTTACGGTAATGGAGCAATCACCGAAACTAAGAAGTCCCCCTTTTCCGTCAAGGTGGGTCTAGCCCAGATGCTCAGAGGCGGTGTTATTATGGACGTCGTGAATCCTGAGCAGGCCCGCATCGCCGAGGAGGCTGGCGCTTGTGCTGTAATGGCTTTGGAGCGTGTCCCCGCTGATATCCGCGCTCAAGGTGGCGTCGCCCGCATGAGCGACCCTCAGCTTATCAAAGAAATTAAACAGTCCGTTACCATCCCCGTCATGGCCAAGGCCCGCATCGGCCACTTCGTGGAGGCCCAAATTCTTGAAGCCATAGGCATCGATTACGTCGACGAGAGCGAAGTGCTTACCCCTGCCGACGAAGAGAACCACATCAACAAACATAATTTCCGTATCCCCTTCGTTTGCGGTTGTAGGAACTTAGGCGAGGCGCTTCGAAGGATACGCGAAGGAGCCGCCATGATTAGGACCAAAGGTGAAGCAGGAACAGGGAATGTTATCGAAGCAGTTAGGCACGTGAGGTCTGTGATGGGTGATATTAGGCTTTTGAGGAATATGGACGACGATGAGGTGTTCACTTTCGCCAAGAAGATTGCTGCGCCATACGATTTGGTTATGCAGACGAAGCAGCTGGGGAGGCTACCCGTGGTGCAGTTCGCCGCGGGAGGGGTGGCGACGCCGGCGGATGCGGCTTTAATGATGCAGTTGGGTTGCGATGGGGTGTTTGTGGGGTCCGGAGTTTTCAAGAGCGGCGACCCGGCAAGAAGAGCCAGAGCGATTGTGCAGGCTGTGACGCATTATAGCGATCCCGACATGCTTGCGGAGGTGAGTTGCGGACTCGGTGAGGCTATGGTGGGGATCAATTTAAACGACAAGAAGGTGGAAAGGTTCGCAAACAGGTCGGAATAG